A stretch of the Meiothermus sp. CFH 77666 genome encodes the following:
- a CDS encoding endonuclease MutS2, with the protein MQGVLESLDFDRIREALAERASTFMGREALLALSPRATLAEALAEQATVAEALAYPYRLGGISDLRPALAAAREGLRLEGPQLREVAASLESAVALKHELLEIGEYLKALAARMGEHTYFLRRIRECLDEAGHVRDEATPRLREIRRRVNPLREQIQDRLHQLMDRHPEAIQERFITLRRERYVIPVKASFQHKIPGIILDQSDSGLTVYMEPSSVVPLNNQLASLKLEEEAEVNRVLFELSAILGNDLELDHTLKALTELDIARAAAHLAEDWNLVRPRLNQEGHYLLKAARHPLIANPVSNDLALSAERRILLVTGPNMGGKTALLKTLGLAVLMAQCGLFVAAETAEIAFPDRLFVDIGDQQSLQQSLSTFAAHVLKLKEVLEAATPNSLVLVDELGSGTDPEEGAALAQAFVEGLLNKGVRGLITTHLSPLKAFAQDTPGVQNASMRFDLEHLRPTYQLVVGAPGRSYALSIARRLGFPQAQLERAEALLGPEGGRLERLLASLELERERLREARQAAESEQERLKSLEQELTQQLAELRQNKERLLEEARAQAEQVVREAQERIRQARERSKTQGQGQALQELIQLRSRYQRPEKTTPPKPGLQPGSVVEVPEYGGQGTIVELRGQEAVLQMGAVRLTVPITRLRPKEEPKPLKPAGRVQHKAKIASELNLRGLTVEEALLAVDDYLAEAKATATTPVRLLHGKGTGALRNALRDSLKRDRRVDSFHDALPYEGGHGVTVVHLRI; encoded by the coding sequence ATGCAGGGGGTTCTTGAATCGCTGGATTTTGACCGTATCCGTGAGGCACTGGCCGAGCGGGCCTCTACCTTTATGGGGCGGGAGGCACTCCTGGCCCTGTCGCCCAGGGCAACCCTGGCGGAAGCCCTGGCAGAGCAGGCCACCGTGGCCGAGGCCCTGGCCTACCCCTACCGGCTGGGGGGCATCTCCGACCTGCGGCCCGCCCTGGCCGCCGCCAGGGAGGGGCTGCGGCTCGAGGGGCCCCAACTGCGCGAGGTGGCCGCCAGCCTGGAATCGGCGGTGGCCCTCAAGCACGAGCTTTTGGAGATTGGCGAGTATTTGAAGGCCCTGGCCGCCCGCATGGGGGAGCACACCTACTTCCTGCGGCGCATCCGGGAATGCCTGGACGAAGCGGGCCATGTACGCGACGAGGCCACCCCCCGGCTGCGGGAAATCCGCCGGCGGGTGAACCCTTTGCGCGAGCAGATTCAGGACAGGCTTCACCAGCTCATGGATCGGCACCCGGAGGCCATCCAGGAGCGCTTCATCACCCTGCGGCGCGAACGCTATGTGATTCCGGTCAAGGCCAGCTTCCAGCATAAAATTCCGGGCATCATCCTGGATCAGTCCGACTCGGGGCTCACCGTGTACATGGAGCCTTCCTCGGTGGTGCCCCTCAACAACCAGCTCGCCAGCCTGAAGCTCGAGGAGGAGGCCGAGGTCAACCGGGTGCTCTTTGAGTTATCGGCCATTCTGGGCAACGACCTCGAGCTAGACCATACCCTGAAGGCCCTCACCGAGCTCGACATCGCCCGCGCTGCCGCGCACCTGGCCGAGGACTGGAACCTGGTGCGGCCCCGGCTAAACCAGGAGGGGCATTATCTTCTCAAGGCCGCCCGCCATCCCCTCATCGCCAATCCCGTCAGCAACGACCTGGCCCTCTCGGCAGAGCGGCGAATCCTGCTGGTAACCGGCCCCAATATGGGGGGCAAGACCGCCCTCTTGAAAACCCTGGGCCTGGCAGTGCTGATGGCCCAGTGCGGGCTGTTTGTGGCCGCCGAAACCGCCGAAATAGCCTTCCCGGACAGGCTGTTTGTGGATATCGGCGACCAGCAGTCGCTTCAGCAGAGCCTTTCTACCTTTGCCGCTCATGTGCTCAAGCTCAAGGAAGTGCTGGAGGCCGCCACCCCGAATAGCCTGGTTTTGGTGGACGAGCTGGGCTCCGGCACCGACCCCGAGGAGGGGGCCGCGCTCGCGCAAGCCTTTGTGGAAGGCTTACTGAACAAGGGGGTACGCGGGCTGATTACCACCCACCTCTCCCCCCTCAAGGCCTTCGCCCAGGACACCCCCGGTGTGCAAAACGCCTCGATGCGCTTTGACCTGGAACACCTGCGACCCACTTACCAGCTGGTAGTAGGGGCACCGGGGCGCAGTTATGCCCTCTCGATTGCGCGGCGGCTGGGCTTTCCGCAGGCCCAGCTCGAGCGGGCCGAGGCCCTGCTGGGGCCCGAAGGGGGGCGGCTCGAGCGCCTGCTGGCCTCCCTCGAGCTCGAGCGCGAACGTTTGCGGGAAGCGCGGCAGGCAGCCGAGAGCGAGCAGGAAAGGCTAAAGAGCCTGGAGCAGGAGCTGACCCAGCAACTCGCCGAACTAAGGCAAAACAAGGAACGTTTGCTCGAGGAAGCCAGAGCCCAAGCCGAACAGGTGGTAAGGGAAGCGCAGGAGCGTATCCGCCAGGCCCGCGAACGCAGCAAAACCCAGGGCCAGGGCCAGGCCTTGCAGGAGCTCATCCAGCTTCGCAGCCGTTACCAGCGCCCGGAAAAAACCACACCTCCCAAGCCAGGTTTACAACCGGGGTCGGTGGTGGAGGTGCCGGAGTATGGGGGCCAGGGAACCATCGTAGAGCTTCGGGGCCAGGAAGCCGTGCTGCAAATGGGTGCGGTGCGCCTCACCGTACCCATCACCCGTTTGCGGCCCAAGGAAGAACCTAAACCCCTCAAACCGGCGGGCCGTGTCCAGCACAAAGCCAAAATTGCCAGCGAGCTCAACCTGCGGGGCCTGACGGTGGAGGAAGCCTTGCTAGCGGTGGACGATTACCTGGCCGAAGCCAAGGCCACCGCCACCACCCCCGTGCGCCTGTTGCATGGCAAGGGTACGGGGGCCTTGCGCAACGCCCTGCGCGATTCGCTCAAACGCGACCGCCGGGTAGACAGCTTCCACGACGCCCTGCCCTACGAGGGCGGCCACGGGGTGACGGTGGTTCATCTGCGTATTTGA